A genome region from Arthrobacter sp. SLBN-100 includes the following:
- a CDS encoding ABC transporter permease: MIGYVARRLGAGLVLAVLMTFITYWLLSLSFRDIVTTNLSSAATNESVDRRLAELGWDLPLPVQYFKWLFGAINGDFGRSLITSEPVMSAVLTRLTVTLSVVLVALLFTVTISVVLGVWAAARGGFADRLSQGLSLIGHLVPGLLLAIGLVYLFAVQMKLLPAGGYTPFAEDPVRWLRSITIPVIVLVIGGAANITAQVRGSMVDELSRDYVRTLRTRGIPVQSVVLKHALRNASGPALTVLSLEFIQMLGGALIIENVFALPGYGSFTFIASLQGDVPVILGVAFFGVLMVIAINLVVDLINGWLNPKARIY, translated from the coding sequence ATGATCGGTTACGTGGCGCGCCGTCTCGGCGCCGGCCTCGTGCTGGCAGTTCTGATGACGTTTATCACTTACTGGTTGCTGAGCCTGTCGTTCCGGGACATCGTGACGACTAACCTGAGTTCGGCAGCCACCAATGAGTCTGTTGACAGACGATTGGCCGAGCTCGGCTGGGACCTGCCGCTTCCCGTGCAGTACTTCAAGTGGCTCTTCGGAGCGATCAATGGCGACTTCGGTCGCTCGCTCATCACGAGCGAACCGGTGATGAGCGCTGTGCTCACCCGTCTCACGGTGACGCTTTCCGTTGTCCTTGTGGCACTACTCTTCACCGTGACCATCAGCGTGGTACTCGGCGTCTGGGCCGCAGCGCGCGGCGGATTTGCCGACCGTCTCTCACAAGGGCTTTCCCTGATCGGTCACCTGGTTCCGGGCCTCCTGCTCGCGATCGGCCTCGTCTACCTCTTCGCCGTTCAGATGAAACTCCTTCCGGCGGGCGGATACACCCCGTTCGCCGAGGACCCGGTGCGATGGCTTCGCTCCATCACCATCCCAGTCATCGTGCTCGTGATCGGGGGTGCCGCAAACATCACGGCCCAGGTCAGAGGGTCGATGGTCGACGAACTGAGCAGGGACTACGTTCGAACTTTAAGAACGCGAGGAATCCCGGTTCAGTCGGTAGTGCTGAAGCATGCCTTGCGAAATGCATCCGGACCAGCACTCACCGTCCTTTCACTTGAGTTCATCCAGATGCTCGGAGGCGCGCTCATCATCGAAAACGTTTTTGCCCTGCCGGGATATGGCAGCTTCACCTTCATCGCGTCCCTGCAAGGCGACGTTCCCGTAATACTGGGAGTGGCCTTCTTCGGTGTCCTGATGGTAATTGCCATAAATCTGGTTGTAGATCTCATAAATGGCTGGCTCAACCCGAAGGCGAGGATCTATTGA
- a CDS encoding ABC transporter substrate-binding protein, with product MKNFSLAIQTPISSMEPANLNDGQAAYVWSAIYDTLLFVDHNGEVQPNGAKKWEYDPDKTRLTLVIRDDMKFSDGQPVTVADVVATLERSRTAKGLQAPALSAVASVTATDDKTVVLQLSRPDPVLLIALSQGAGAIAPAKALDNKDIVANPIGSGPYVLDKATVPGSSYVLTRRDDYWNLGAFPFPKLTFRVIADPTAQFNALQAGELTAGQLQPQQVAPMEAKGLKVTRLAGQAHLTMLLLDKKGELVPALADERVRKAINMAFDREGIVKAILQGAGKPTVQIFNPDSKEYNEKLEGYYKYDVQGAKNLLAEAGYKDGFSVTMPSTPYSTTFEPTVTQALGDIGIKVSWEPVPPQNTGAAIAGKKFPMVLYIDALPAAQKMIGTYYGPNAYTNPFRYTDPELEKLVAATATADEAERVELSKKIAAFATEHALNAPIAYMGGTIATDPGVEFVDPKSAMGSNVRQYEQAK from the coding sequence GTGAAAAACTTCAGCTTGGCGATCCAGACTCCCATTTCATCGATGGAACCGGCCAACTTGAATGACGGTCAGGCCGCTTACGTCTGGTCCGCGATTTACGACACGCTGCTCTTCGTTGACCACAACGGGGAAGTCCAGCCGAACGGGGCCAAGAAGTGGGAGTATGACCCCGACAAAACCAGGCTTACGTTGGTCATTCGCGACGACATGAAGTTCAGCGACGGTCAGCCCGTCACTGTGGCGGATGTTGTGGCAACGCTTGAGCGGTCCCGCACAGCCAAGGGGCTGCAGGCCCCCGCCCTGAGTGCAGTTGCATCAGTTACGGCGACCGACGACAAGACGGTGGTGCTTCAGCTTTCGCGTCCCGACCCAGTTCTGCTGATTGCACTCTCCCAGGGTGCCGGTGCCATCGCACCGGCAAAGGCCCTTGACAACAAGGACATTGTAGCCAATCCCATTGGTTCGGGACCGTACGTGCTGGATAAAGCCACTGTCCCGGGGAGTTCGTACGTGCTGACGCGTCGGGACGATTATTGGAACCTCGGTGCGTTTCCGTTCCCTAAGCTCACGTTCCGCGTGATTGCTGACCCCACGGCCCAGTTCAACGCGCTTCAGGCTGGCGAGCTGACAGCCGGCCAGCTCCAGCCCCAGCAGGTAGCACCGATGGAGGCCAAGGGCCTTAAGGTCACGCGACTTGCCGGCCAGGCCCACCTCACTATGCTGCTGCTTGACAAGAAGGGAGAGCTCGTACCGGCGTTGGCTGACGAGCGGGTCCGTAAGGCAATCAACATGGCGTTCGACCGTGAAGGGATTGTCAAAGCAATCCTCCAGGGCGCCGGCAAGCCGACAGTGCAGATCTTCAACCCCGATTCCAAGGAGTACAACGAGAAGCTGGAAGGCTATTACAAGTACGACGTGCAGGGAGCCAAAAACCTGCTGGCCGAGGCTGGCTACAAGGACGGCTTCAGCGTGACAATGCCGAGCACGCCCTACTCCACTACCTTCGAGCCGACCGTCACGCAGGCCCTCGGCGATATCGGCATCAAGGTGAGCTGGGAGCCGGTACCTCCCCAGAACACCGGCGCGGCGATCGCGGGCAAGAAATTCCCGATGGTCCTCTACATTGACGCGTTGCCTGCGGCGCAGAAGATGATCGGAACTTACTACGGCCCAAACGCCTACACAAACCCCTTCCGGTACACCGACCCGGAGCTCGAAAAGCTGGTAGCGGCGACAGCGACGGCGGACGAAGCTGAGCGGGTTGAACTTTCCAAAAAAATAGCTGCGTTCGCAACAGAGCACGCACTGAATGCCCCCATCGCCTACATGGGTGGAACCATAGCGACAGATCCTGGGGTGGAGTTCGTCGATCCGAAGTCGGCCATGGGATCCAACGTGCGCCAGTACGAACAAGCGAAATAG
- a CDS encoding SDR family NAD(P)-dependent oxidoreductase: MGNEATWYEAITTNRFAGKSVIVTGAASGIGKATALRIAKEGGRVIAADISKERLDALVEENSGLDLVPVAGDISTEETIAAVITAAGGRVDALANVAGIMDNFTPIHEVDDELWDRVFRINVTALMRLTRAVVPLMLEAGAGSVVNVSSEAGIRGSAAGAAYTASKHAVVGLTKNSAVIYGPKGLRFNAVAPGPTITGIVANFGSQMAAERLGPLMQANIPTPATAAQLAASITFLLSDDGTNINGAVLASDAGWSAL, encoded by the coding sequence ATGGGCAACGAAGCCACCTGGTATGAAGCCATCACCACAAACCGATTCGCAGGAAAATCAGTCATCGTCACCGGCGCAGCTTCCGGCATTGGGAAGGCGACCGCGCTACGTATCGCCAAAGAGGGAGGGAGGGTAATCGCCGCGGACATCAGCAAAGAGCGCCTCGACGCTCTGGTGGAAGAGAACAGCGGCCTGGATCTGGTGCCCGTAGCCGGTGACATCTCTACCGAGGAAACTATCGCCGCGGTCATCACTGCTGCCGGTGGGCGGGTGGATGCCCTTGCCAACGTCGCGGGGATCATGGACAACTTCACACCCATCCACGAGGTGGACGACGAACTCTGGGACCGGGTCTTCAGGATCAACGTCACCGCCCTCATGCGCCTCACCCGCGCCGTTGTCCCCCTCATGCTTGAGGCCGGTGCGGGCTCGGTCGTGAACGTCTCCTCCGAGGCCGGCATCCGTGGCTCGGCCGCCGGTGCGGCGTATACGGCCTCCAAGCACGCCGTTGTGGGCCTGACCAAAAACTCCGCCGTGATCTATGGCCCTAAGGGCCTACGTTTCAATGCGGTCGCCCCCGGCCCAACCATTACCGGCATTGTTGCGAACTTCGGGTCCCAGATGGCGGCAGAACGACTCGGCCCGCTCATGCAGGCAAACATCCCCACTCCGGCGACGGCCGCACAGTTGGCTGCGTCTATCACCTTCCTACTCAGCGACGACGGTACCAATATCAATGGTGCCGTCCTCGCCTCCGACGCCGGCTGGTCAGCTCTGTAA
- a CDS encoding MFS transporter produces MPDRTQPPAPEAGALLTPTGLASSAEVAAEGAALSAGSEPTVPLKKGYLAVLIFAYFALYIAWIAPGAFSLAVRIGQIDPAGRDTSIAFAVGLPSLIVLFTGPLVGVLSDRTRLRFGRRRTWLLAGMLTGFAGSTLVGLASTVPLLVAAWTVAFIGYTAAGGMFLTHLGDKLPAKQRGKVAGFTGAVTQIAPIVGVGIASVFATLPLAMFAAPAAVAFVLGLAFVIGMKDESGPATKSRFELRQFTQGFWFNPRRHPNFAWVWISRCLIFLSLAFMQLYTVYLLSSRLQMDSAAIGGLVATQGLLGLVIAIGGSLLSGALSDRIGRRKPFIVAAGFILATGLVITATMTSIPQFFIGTMLATFGVGIFGAIDQAIGLDTLPSDQGQNGRFMGIFNLANQLAQGVGPFLAAGILALFGGDYTWVYIAAAAFAVIGGLLILPVRPGLPSTVSISLTKTR; encoded by the coding sequence ATGCCTGATCGCACACAGCCGCCGGCACCCGAGGCCGGTGCCCTCCTCACGCCGACAGGACTTGCATCCTCGGCGGAGGTCGCCGCAGAAGGTGCCGCACTCTCTGCTGGCAGCGAGCCCACTGTTCCCCTAAAGAAGGGGTACTTGGCGGTCCTGATTTTCGCGTATTTCGCTCTCTACATCGCCTGGATCGCCCCGGGCGCGTTCTCACTCGCGGTTCGCATCGGACAGATCGATCCGGCCGGTCGAGACACATCAATCGCGTTCGCCGTGGGTCTTCCCTCCTTGATCGTCCTGTTCACCGGTCCCTTGGTCGGTGTGCTCAGCGACCGGACGCGCCTGCGCTTCGGGCGCCGGCGCACCTGGTTGCTGGCCGGAATGCTCACCGGTTTCGCCGGTTCGACTCTTGTTGGTCTGGCATCAACAGTCCCCTTGCTTGTGGCCGCGTGGACTGTGGCGTTCATCGGATACACTGCCGCGGGCGGGATGTTCCTCACCCATCTCGGAGATAAGCTGCCAGCAAAGCAGCGCGGCAAGGTAGCCGGATTCACCGGCGCAGTCACACAGATTGCCCCCATAGTTGGAGTCGGGATCGCGAGCGTGTTCGCAACGCTTCCCCTGGCCATGTTCGCAGCACCTGCTGCCGTTGCATTCGTTCTTGGCCTCGCGTTCGTGATCGGAATGAAGGACGAGTCCGGGCCAGCCACTAAATCGCGGTTCGAGTTGCGGCAGTTCACCCAAGGCTTCTGGTTCAATCCTCGCCGCCACCCGAACTTCGCCTGGGTATGGATCAGCCGATGCCTGATCTTCCTCTCGCTGGCCTTCATGCAGCTATACACCGTCTATCTGCTCAGTTCGCGCCTGCAGATGGATTCCGCAGCCATCGGTGGACTGGTCGCTACTCAGGGCCTCCTCGGCTTGGTTATCGCAATCGGCGGGTCTTTACTGAGCGGAGCGCTGTCTGACCGGATCGGTCGTCGCAAGCCATTCATCGTCGCCGCAGGTTTCATCCTCGCCACCGGGCTCGTCATCACCGCCACCATGACGTCGATACCGCAGTTCTTCATCGGCACCATGCTGGCGACCTTCGGCGTAGGCATCTTCGGCGCGATCGATCAGGCGATCGGCCTGGATACCTTGCCGAGCGACCAGGGGCAGAACGGCCGTTTCATGGGTATCTTCAACTTGGCCAATCAGCTGGCGCAGGGTGTGGGACCGTTCCTGGCGGCGGGGATCCTCGCCCTGTTCGGGGGTGACTACACCTGGGTGTACATCGCCGCAGCCGCATTCGCCGTCATCGGCGGCCTATTGATCCTCCCGGTGCGGCCAGGTCTCCCGAGCACCGTGAGCATCTCGCTGACCAAGACCCGTTGA
- a CDS encoding substrate-binding domain-containing protein encodes MPEAAKELDYRPSPAGRSLVRGRGDIIVALVPNSTIGENQQDALDRLTVNTAGMGGNVVLRFVGPDSDETAASILALRPLAVIDLGAALSTASRERLAQQGVPTVPRLGIGENDSIRLDVSISHMQVAELIRTGPRRIVYASLRDRRPDPYSPMRFVEIERACSKAGIMKPVLIDVPVDPDGAYQAVAGLLQEGGVVGVAAYNDTVAAAVAHVATRLGLSIPDDVSIVGVDNTPIAQLLTPRLTTIDVNMDALMDRAVEDLANELNIPLPIIPIASNDTMLRLVRGQSS; translated from the coding sequence GTGCCGGAAGCGGCGAAAGAGCTCGATTACCGGCCTTCGCCCGCTGGCCGAAGCCTCGTTCGAGGTCGCGGCGATATCATTGTGGCCTTGGTTCCAAACTCCACGATCGGTGAAAATCAGCAGGATGCCCTGGATCGCCTGACGGTGAACACCGCGGGAATGGGCGGAAACGTCGTGCTGCGCTTCGTCGGCCCGGACTCCGACGAGACAGCGGCGTCAATACTTGCGTTGCGCCCTTTGGCTGTTATCGATCTCGGTGCAGCGCTGTCTACCGCATCACGGGAACGTCTCGCCCAGCAGGGTGTTCCCACGGTTCCCCGCTTGGGCATCGGGGAAAACGACAGCATCCGCTTGGACGTATCGATCAGCCACATGCAAGTCGCCGAGCTGATCCGAACCGGTCCTCGCCGCATCGTCTACGCCTCTCTCCGGGATCGACGTCCCGACCCTTACAGCCCAATGCGATTCGTGGAGATCGAACGTGCCTGCTCGAAAGCGGGCATCATGAAACCGGTCCTCATCGATGTTCCCGTCGACCCTGACGGCGCGTATCAAGCTGTTGCAGGCCTTCTGCAGGAGGGGGGTGTCGTGGGTGTCGCTGCGTACAACGACACCGTTGCGGCAGCGGTCGCACACGTTGCCACTCGCTTGGGTTTATCCATTCCGGATGACGTGAGCATCGTGGGAGTCGACAACACTCCCATCGCGCAACTCCTGACCCCGCGCCTCACCACCATCGATGTGAACATGGATGCTCTGATGGACCGGGCGGTAGAGGATCTTGCGAATGAGCTCAACATCCCGCTCCCCATCATCCCTATCGCCTCAAATGACACGATGCTTCGTCTGGTCCGAGGACAATCGTCCTAA
- a CDS encoding MFS transporter — MAEKVEANPQTSKNESFNKDKYRPEVNAVVPAVRTADDAVHVTVPAPAQSVRTGVLALIVLATFGSGMALVVPMVYSLAVRLEQLVAGRPDILGYMLGVGSAVTLLVAPLTGILSDRTRSRWGRRRPYTFAGLLVGAAAAPVMAMAPDPLWLTLGWVLSAVGWGTAAGSIGNYQADVLPQHQRGRVSGMTTVVMQVSPVLGILLVGLVHGDALPLFLLPAGIGAALVMLFIAFAPEADSRGAVYLDRLSVRRILGSYAFRPRRMPDFGWNWLGRFIFFLGLTLTTSFSTFFYAQRLSVPVADVVGFMALSSGLSIITAMLGSLGVGWLSDRLQRRRLFIVLGVVFFAGGSVVSALAYDLTLLLTGSLISSFGVAVFIAVGQAVVLDVLPHRETQAGRYMAITGFSQKIPGVLAPGVAPLLLTVGTGTGNYTVLYFVAAALALFGGIVIAMKVRGVR; from the coding sequence ATGGCTGAAAAAGTCGAGGCGAATCCGCAAACAAGCAAGAATGAAAGCTTTAATAAGGATAAATACCGACCTGAGGTTAATGCTGTAGTGCCCGCAGTTCGCACTGCGGATGACGCGGTACATGTGACGGTGCCGGCGCCCGCACAGTCGGTCAGGACTGGCGTCCTCGCGCTGATTGTTCTCGCGACTTTCGGCAGCGGGATGGCTTTGGTCGTGCCAATGGTCTACTCGCTGGCCGTGCGTCTGGAGCAACTTGTGGCAGGCCGGCCTGACATCCTCGGTTACATGCTCGGGGTCGGGTCGGCCGTCACGCTCCTCGTTGCTCCCCTCACCGGAATCCTAAGTGACCGCACTCGCTCCCGCTGGGGACGGCGTCGGCCCTACACTTTCGCCGGTCTCCTGGTCGGGGCTGCAGCGGCCCCGGTAATGGCTATGGCGCCGGATCCGTTGTGGCTGACTTTAGGTTGGGTGTTGTCGGCGGTTGGGTGGGGGACTGCTGCTGGGTCAATTGGAAATTATCAGGCCGACGTGTTGCCGCAACACCAGCGAGGCCGGGTTTCTGGCATGACAACCGTCGTGATGCAGGTTTCTCCCGTCCTCGGCATCCTTCTTGTCGGTCTTGTCCACGGCGACGCCCTGCCTCTGTTCTTGCTCCCTGCCGGGATAGGCGCTGCCCTTGTCATGCTCTTTATAGCATTTGCACCGGAAGCGGACTCCCGTGGGGCAGTGTACTTGGACCGTCTCTCGGTGCGTCGCATACTCGGCAGCTATGCCTTCCGGCCGCGCCGCATGCCCGACTTCGGATGGAACTGGCTCGGCAGGTTCATCTTCTTCCTTGGGCTGACGCTTACCACAAGCTTTTCCACATTTTTCTATGCACAACGGCTCTCTGTGCCGGTCGCGGACGTCGTTGGCTTTATGGCCCTTAGCTCCGGATTGAGCATCATCACCGCAATGCTTGGGTCGCTCGGCGTCGGTTGGCTCAGTGACCGGCTGCAGCGCCGGCGCCTGTTCATCGTCCTCGGCGTGGTCTTTTTTGCGGGAGGTTCAGTTGTCTCCGCACTCGCGTATGACCTGACACTTCTCCTCACAGGCAGCTTGATCTCGTCATTCGGCGTCGCGGTGTTCATCGCGGTCGGTCAAGCGGTGGTACTCGACGTCCTGCCCCACCGTGAGACCCAGGCGGGGCGGTACATGGCGATCACGGGCTTCTCGCAAAAAATTCCCGGGGTGCTTGCTCCTGGGGTGGCACCGCTGCTCCTAACAGTTGGAACGGGTACCGGAAATTATACGGTTCTCTATTTTGTCGCCGCGGCGCTGGCACTTTTTGGCGGGATAGTTATCGCAATGAAGGTTCGCGGCGTGCGGTAA
- a CDS encoding ATP-binding cassette domain-containing protein — MTALLQVENLRVEFPGRGFRAKPLEVLHGVSLEIAAGETLGVVGESGSGKTTIGRSVLGLVKPSGGTIAFDGQDITHVRGEERRRLARDIQVVFQDPYTSLNPTMTVGDILSEPLVVQGATKSDARSRVRTLLDRVGLPANAIERLPREFSGGQRQRVAIARALAPEPRLIVCDEPVSALDLSTQAKVLDLLTDIQRRTGVAYLFVSHDLEVVRHISHRVSVVYQGDIVETGAARDITTQPEHPYTQRLLLASPVADPIQQERRRAERLRLRELQREQDIQAGAAQPI; from the coding sequence ATGACCGCCCTGCTGCAGGTTGAAAACCTGCGAGTCGAGTTCCCTGGCCGCGGCTTCCGGGCAAAGCCGCTCGAGGTACTTCATGGAGTTTCTCTCGAGATCGCCGCAGGGGAAACACTCGGAGTAGTGGGGGAGTCCGGCTCGGGAAAGACAACAATCGGGCGCTCCGTGCTCGGCCTCGTGAAGCCATCCGGTGGAACGATTGCCTTCGATGGCCAGGACATCACTCACGTCCGCGGTGAGGAACGTCGTCGACTTGCCCGTGACATCCAGGTCGTCTTTCAAGATCCTTACACCTCACTAAACCCCACAATGACAGTGGGCGACATCCTCAGCGAGCCGCTCGTCGTTCAGGGAGCTACGAAGTCTGATGCACGTTCGCGTGTCCGTACCCTGCTCGATCGGGTGGGTCTTCCCGCAAACGCGATCGAGCGGCTGCCGCGGGAATTCAGCGGCGGTCAGCGGCAGCGTGTTGCGATTGCCCGTGCGCTCGCCCCGGAACCGCGCCTTATCGTTTGCGACGAACCGGTCTCCGCGCTGGATCTGTCAACCCAAGCCAAGGTGCTCGACCTGTTGACTGACATCCAGCGGCGCACAGGTGTGGCGTACCTCTTCGTCTCCCACGACCTGGAAGTCGTCAGACACATCAGTCACCGTGTCTCCGTCGTCTACCAAGGGGACATCGTGGAGACCGGTGCTGCCAGGGACATCACGACCCAGCCGGAGCATCCCTACACGCAGCGGCTGCTCCTGGCCTCGCCGGTCGCGGACCCCATACAGCAAGAACGCCGACGGGCCGAGCGGCTCCGGCTGCGTGAACTCCAACGGGAGCAAGACATTCAGGCCGGCGCAGCCCAGCCCATCTGA
- a CDS encoding dipeptide/oligopeptide/nickel ABC transporter permease/ATP-binding protein — translation MSSETPVEPLVTLAEQPTSRKPSWRRLLEDPQGLITVLILLAIIVFGLLAPVLAEHDPNAASLQAANAPMGTPDYPMGADQSGRDILSRLLHSINTSMISAVIGTGVALLVGITFGLVGGYFAGTRSVTEWVFNLIMTFPGLLMLIVLMPVTKGDFRATMLIFGFLLSPGIYRIVRNQVIGVSRELYVDAARVSGLKDLRILARHVLPIVRGPVIIAAAFLASASIGVQAGLAFLGVGSNSVPSFGSMISVGFTNLYISPLQFIWPSLVLGILTACLVLFGNALRDTLQGAKQKRRRRSGPAPEKAAMTPPRDQTATLAESPLLVVKDLVIAYPSPTGELNEVVQGVSFSVNAGETLGVVGESGSGKTQTAFAVLGVLPHEAVILRGSVRLMGRELLGLNERELRKIRGRDIAYIPQEPMSNLDPSFTVGAQLIEGIRATSDVSAAEAENRAMELLGRVGIRNPERTFASYPHQISGGMAQRVLIAGAVASRPRLLIADEPTTALDVTVQAEILDLLRDLQQELGMAVLLVTHNFGVVADICDRVSVMRNGEIVETGDTVGLFRSPKHDYTRMLLNSILDESVVRLDPPVTVGADEAQR, via the coding sequence TTGAGCTCCGAAACTCCTGTAGAACCGCTCGTCACGCTCGCAGAGCAGCCGACATCCCGGAAACCATCCTGGCGCAGGCTGCTCGAAGACCCGCAGGGCCTCATCACGGTGCTGATCCTGCTGGCGATCATCGTGTTCGGTCTTCTCGCACCCGTCCTGGCCGAGCACGACCCGAACGCCGCTTCGCTTCAAGCAGCGAATGCACCTATGGGGACACCTGATTACCCAATGGGTGCGGACCAAAGCGGCCGCGACATCCTTTCGCGCTTGCTGCACTCCATCAACACCAGCATGATTTCCGCGGTCATCGGTACCGGTGTCGCACTTTTGGTCGGCATCACCTTCGGCCTGGTGGGCGGATACTTCGCCGGCACGCGTAGCGTGACCGAATGGGTATTCAACCTGATCATGACCTTCCCGGGCCTACTCATGCTGATCGTGTTAATGCCCGTCACAAAGGGCGACTTCCGGGCTACAATGCTGATTTTCGGTTTCCTGCTCTCACCTGGCATCTACCGGATCGTGCGCAACCAGGTAATAGGTGTCAGCAGGGAACTCTATGTAGACGCCGCCCGGGTCTCCGGGCTGAAAGACCTCCGCATCCTCGCCCGGCATGTCCTGCCCATCGTCCGAGGACCAGTGATCATCGCGGCCGCGTTCCTGGCAAGCGCATCGATCGGAGTGCAAGCAGGTCTCGCATTCCTTGGCGTCGGCTCCAACTCGGTCCCAAGTTTTGGCTCCATGATTTCCGTCGGATTCACCAATCTCTACATCAGTCCGCTGCAGTTCATATGGCCGAGCTTGGTTCTGGGAATTCTTACTGCCTGCCTGGTGCTGTTCGGTAATGCCCTCCGGGACACCCTGCAGGGTGCGAAGCAGAAGCGCCGCCGGCGCTCAGGTCCAGCCCCTGAGAAAGCAGCCATGACCCCGCCCCGGGACCAGACCGCGACTCTGGCGGAGTCTCCGCTACTCGTCGTCAAGGACCTGGTGATTGCCTATCCATCCCCAACGGGCGAATTGAATGAGGTGGTGCAGGGGGTTTCGTTTTCGGTGAACGCCGGGGAAACACTGGGAGTGGTCGGCGAGTCGGGTTCCGGAAAGACGCAGACTGCCTTTGCTGTCCTGGGTGTGCTGCCGCATGAAGCCGTTATTCTCCGGGGGTCCGTTCGACTTATGGGCCGAGAACTGCTGGGGCTCAATGAACGCGAGCTGCGCAAAATCCGCGGCCGTGACATCGCCTACATCCCGCAGGAACCCATGTCGAACCTCGATCCCTCGTTTACTGTCGGCGCGCAACTGATTGAAGGTATCCGTGCAACGAGCGACGTGAGTGCGGCGGAGGCGGAGAACCGAGCGATGGAACTGCTGGGGCGGGTCGGAATTCGAAACCCTGAGCGAACCTTTGCATCGTATCCGCACCAAATTTCAGGTGGCATGGCTCAGCGTGTACTTATCGCTGGTGCGGTGGCCAGCCGTCCCCGTCTTCTCATCGCAGATGAGCCGACCACCGCACTCGACGTCACGGTGCAGGCCGAAATTCTCGACCTCCTCCGCGATCTGCAACAGGAGCTTGGAATGGCAGTTCTTCTCGTAACACACAATTTCGGCGTGGTCGCCGACATATGTGACCGCGTGTCGGTCATGCGAAATGGAGAAATTGTAGAGACAGGTGACACGGTCGGGTTGTTCCGGTCTCCGAAACACGACTACACCCGCATGCTGCTGAACTCAATTCTTGACGAGAGTGTGGTTCGCCTGGATCCGCCCGTCACGGTGGGCGCGGACGAGGCCCAGCGATGA